One Miscanthus floridulus cultivar M001 chromosome 11, ASM1932011v1, whole genome shotgun sequence DNA window includes the following coding sequences:
- the LOC136491449 gene encoding polygalacturonase QRT3-like, giving the protein MESVRSSFGARRDLATASASARVYHVTDYGADPTGATDATAAINKAIADAFRPPTNATMTGGIPDLGGAEVHLDGGTYLIKGPLTLPASGGGNFKIHSGSLRASDDFPTDRYLIELSASKSGSGRSFDYEYATLRDLMLDCSYRGGGVTVVDSLRVAIDNCYVAHFASDGIAVRGGHETFIRNTFLGQHMTAGADPGERDFTGTGIHLDGNDNSVSDVVIFSAATGILVTAPANSISGVHCYNKATGFGGTGIYLKIPRELTQAWISNCYMDFTSIVAEDPQQLHVSGSFFFGDANVVLKAVKGVARGIQVVGNIFSGRDNGVDIVQLDGNFTTVDQVYVQQNSATGMTIKSTSARASAEGNGSSWTLDFSPVLLFPDRIGHVQYSLVAGDEFPGHTLRNVSGNQVVVATDRAVSATVHVLVDQNSD; this is encoded by the exons ATGGAGAGCGTCAGATCCTCCTTCGGGGCCAGAAGAGATTTGGCAACG GCTTCCGCGAGCGCGCGGGTGTACCACGTGACGGACTACGGCGCGGACCCGACCGGCGCGACCGACGCGACGGCGGCGATCAACAAGGCCATAGCGGACGCGTTCCGCCCGCCGACCAACGCCACAATGACCGGCGGCATCCCGGACCTCGGCGGCGCCGAGGTGCACCTCGACGGCGGCACGTACCTCATCAAGGGGCCCCTCACGCTGCCGGCCTCCGGCGGCGGTAACTTCAAG ATCCACAGCGGGTCGCTGCGCGCGTCCGACGACTTCCCGACGGACCGGTACCTGATCGAGCTGTCGGCGTCCAAGAGCGGCAGCGGGCGGAGCTTCGACTACGAGTACGCCACGCTGCGTGACCTGATGCTGGACTGCAGCtaccgcggcggcggcgtgacgGTGGTGGATTCGCTCCGCGTCGCCATCGACAACTGCTACGTGGCGCACTTCGCGTCCGACGGCATCGCGGTGCGCGGCGGGCACGAGACGTTCATCCGCAACACCTTCCTCGGCCAGCACATGACGGCCGGGGCCGACCCCGGGGAGCGCGACTTCACGGGCACGGGCATCCACCTCGACGGCAACGACAACTCCGTCTCCGACGTCGTCATCTTCTCCGCGGCCACGGGGATCTTGGTCACGGCGCCGGCCAACTCCATCTCCGGCGTGCACTGCTACAACAAGGCCACGGGATTCGGGGGCACGGGCATCTACCTCAAGATCCCCCGCGAGCTCACGCAGGCGTGGATCAGCAACTGCTACATGGACTTCACCAGCATCGTCGCCGAGGACCCCCAGCAGCTCCACGTGTCCGGGTCCTTCTTCTTCGGCGACGCCAACGTCGTGCTCAAGGCCGTCAAAGGTGTCGCCAGGGGCATCCAGGTCGTCGGCAACATCTTCAGCGGCCGGGACAATGGCGTCGACATCGTGCAGCTGGACGGCAATTTTACCACCGTGGACCAGGTGTACGTGCAGCAGAACTCCGCCACGGGGATGACCATCAAGTCCACCTCTGCGCGCGCGTCGGCCGAGGGCAACGGGAGCTCCTGGACGCTCGACTTCTCGCCGGTGCTGCTGTTCCCGGACCGCATCGGCCACGTGCAGTACTCGCTCGTCGCCGGCGATGAGTTCCCGGGCCACACGCTCCGGAACGTGTCCGGCAACCAGGTCGTCGTCGCCACAGACAGGGCCGTGTCGGCCACAGTTCACGTGCTGGTGGACCAGAACAGCGACTGA